In Gemmatimonadaceae bacterium, the genomic window GAGCTCGTACTACAAGACGGTCCACGGCACGGCCATGACCAAGGCGGGGCTGGTGGTGTCGGCCACGTGCAGTGACTGCCACAGCGCGCACCTCATCCTGCCCCCCGACTCGGCCCAATCGACGATCAACCGCGCGAACATCACCGGGACGTGCGGCAAGTGCCACGCCGGCGTGGTCGAGACGTTCAACCAATCGTCGCACGGGCAAGCGCTGCGCACGGGCGCCAAGACGCCGACGGGGCATGCGGCGCCGGTGTGCATCGACTGCCACTCGTCGCACCAGATCGTGCCCGCGTCGGATCCGGTCTGGTTCCGTGGCGTGGTCAAGGAATGCGGCTCGTGCCACGAGAAGGAATACGACACGTACTTCGAGACCTACCACGGCCAGGTCACCGAGCTCGGTTTCGGGCTCACCGCCAAGTGCAGCGACTGCCATACGCCGCACAACATGCTGCCGTCCACGGATCCCAAGTCGTCGGTCTACCCGACCAACCTGGTGAAGACGTGTGGCCAGTGTCACCCCACCGCCAACGCGAACTTTGTCCAGTATCAGCCCCACGGCGACCCGCGGAACCGGCAGGCGTATCCGCGGCTCTTCTGGACCTGGCTGTTCATGACCGCGCTGTTGGTGAGTGTCTTCCTCTTCTTCGGGTTGCACACGCTGATGTGGCTGGGCCGGATCACCGTGGATCGGCTGCGCGGCCGCGCCACGCATGACGCGGAGCCACCGGTCACGAACGAGGAGAAGGAGAAGCACCCATGAATACCCCGATGGCCGTTTCCGATCAGGGGCAGGGCCCCTACCTCACGCGCTTCGGGCCCATCGAGCGGACGATCCACGCTCTGGTGATCATCTCGTTCCTCGGCCTCGTGGCCACCGGTATCCCGCTCCGCTTCGCCTACGCGCCCTGGGCCGCGCCGTTCATGCGGTTTCTGGGCGGGCCTGGCTCGGCCGGGTTCATTCACCGGGTGTGCGCCGCCATCACGTTCGGCTACTTCTTCATCCATCTGGCCGCCGTGACGCGCCAACTGATCAGGGCCGACGACAAGATGTCCATCTTCTGGGGCCCGCGGAGCATGGTGCCCCAGCCCAAGGACATCCGGGATGTCGTGGGCATGTTCAAATGGTTTCTGGGCCTTGGTCCCCACCCCAAGTTCGATCGCTTCAGCTACATGGAGAAGTTCGACTACTGGGCGGTGTTCTGGGGCGTGGCCATCATCGGCGGTTCCGGCTTGCTGCTCTGGTTTCCCACGTTCTTCGCCCGGTTTCTCCCGGGATGGCTCTTCAACGTGGCCACCATCGTCCACGGCGATGAAGCGTTGCTCGCGCTGGGCTTCATCTTCACGATCCACTTCTTCAACGTGCACCTGCGTCCCGAGAAGTTCCCCATCGACCTCGTGATCTTCACGGGCCGCGCCACGGCGGCGTACTTCGAGGAGGAGCATCCCCTGGAATACGAACGGAACCAGCGCGAGGACCGTCTGGGGCAGTTGCAGGCCACGGCGCCGTCGCGCGCGACCTACCTCTGGTCCATGACCCTCGGCTTCGCGGCGCTGGCGGTGGGGGTGGTCCTGGTCCTGCTCGTGATCTACGCGCTCTTGAGTTAATACTCATGCATCCCGGGCGGCGCCGGATCGTCCATGGGCTCGTGGCTGCGCTGGCCACCGCGGCCCTCGTCGCCTGGACGCCGGGCCGGCAGGTGCCGTCCCCCCGCGCGATCACGGGGGCGTCCGGCCCCGTGGGGCTCGACTGCACGAGCTGTCATCCGGGCGTCCACGCCACGATGACGGGCAAGGGGGTGGAGGCGTCGGCGCGCTGCGCCACCTGCCATGCCCGAGCGCACGAGGCCACCCAGGCGCTGTTCCAGGGGCTGAGCCCCGACACGTCGCTGCGGCCCGACCGGATGTTCCTGGCCCGGGTCGGCTGCCGGTCCTGTCACACCGACGCGACGCTGGCCGACACGGCCGCCGGACCGCGGCTGGCCGCCATCGGGCGGGCATGCACCGGATGCCACGGCTCCAGGTACGGTGACATGCTGACCCGCTGGCACGAGGGCCTCGGTTGGCGCAGCCGGGTGGCCGACGCCTACGTGTCCGCGGCCGGAGCGGACACGCGGCTCGCCGCGCGGCCCGGCGCCCAGGCGGAACTCC contains:
- a CDS encoding cytochrome b/b6 domain-containing protein — translated: MAVSDQGQGPYLTRFGPIERTIHALVIISFLGLVATGIPLRFAYAPWAAPFMRFLGGPGSAGFIHRVCAAITFGYFFIHLAAVTRQLIRADDKMSIFWGPRSMVPQPKDIRDVVGMFKWFLGLGPHPKFDRFSYMEKFDYWAVFWGVAIIGGSGLLLWFPTFFARFLPGWLFNVATIVHGDEALLALGFIFTIHFFNVHLRPEKFPIDLVIFTGRATAAYFEEEHPLEYERNQREDRLGQLQATAPSRATYLWSMTLGFAALAVGVVLVLLVIYALLS
- a CDS encoding cytochrome c3 family protein, with the translated sequence MRRSRAQGGWGSSVVGARHTLTREVIGTTLWLLGVAILGLAMPTPAAAQQRAGVVECQKCHGNRDFLVGKAGTVRGDSALFVPDTLLHDSKHAGLSCTSCHPAFAGGYPHRDAKVIAVPCQSCHQKEGDDWARSIHAPDAVTNGKAPTCTTCHGTHHILGADDPRSPTYPLNVASLCGGCHANPSIIGTYFGAADQAQARTAVSSYYKTVHGTAMTKAGLVVSATCSDCHSAHLILPPDSAQSTINRANITGTCGKCHAGVVETFNQSSHGQALRTGAKTPTGHAAPVCIDCHSSHQIVPASDPVWFRGVVKECGSCHEKEYDTYFETYHGQVTELGFGLTAKCSDCHTPHNMLPSTDPKSSVYPTNLVKTCGQCHPTANANFVQYQPHGDPRNRQAYPRLFWTWLFMTALLVSVFLFFGLHTLMWLGRITVDRLRGRATHDAEPPVTNEEKEKHP